In the Glycine max cultivar Williams 82 chromosome 19, Glycine_max_v4.0, whole genome shotgun sequence genome, CAATTTCTGGATTGATGCACACACCAGTCTTCATAGCAGTGTCCGTTAGTCAAAATAGGCTCTAAAAGATTGCATGTTTGGCCTCTACTTTTTGTGTTGGGTGTATTGCATGCATTGAGTCTTGGTCCTTTGCTCCTTTGGTGTTACAATAGTTATTTGAAGTCCAAAAATTTTCATCATATTTTGTCACTTTGAATGTACAGTATCACAAATAATTTGTAGGCTATAGTCAATTTTGTTTCCTATTATTGTCTTTGATATTCTGTGAGCTGATTGAACATGGCTGCATATTGTCTGGAATTGGACTATTTCTAAGTATAATTTCTGTTTTCGTATGCCTTTCTCCTATTTTCCTATTTGGATAAATGTTTCGGTAAGTACTTATTGGAGGataaaataacaagataaaatgaattgagtttttcttataaactaaaaTGAACTTGTGTACTTCAGCTCTTGGAAAAGTTAAATGAGTGagtttctataaaagttaagtgtaaaagttgattttaacttatggaaacaacttattttcttctcttcctaATAGAGACGATTTTCTAAATAGGTCTTAGTCTATATTACCTATGCATACATACAATTACGCAGAACCCCTTATTTTGTACATAGTATTTAGTTTCCTTGCCCATAGCTATAATGACTGTCATATTCAATACTCAAATGTTTTCTTTGCAGCTTTGTGTTAGCTGAACATCATATTATCCACGACCATGGTTCATAATAGATTCTTGACATTTCGTTTATTGATTCCTGAAGGATTCTGGGGGTACTGGTCTATTGCCTTTTTTTTCAGCTGGTGGCTTCTCTGGGAAATAACATTGCCATCCAAATTGCAGCTGGAAGCAGCCTTaacatcaatattttcattttgttttcctATTTGGATAAATGTTTCAATAAGTACTTATTGGAGGataaaataacaagataaaatgaattgagtttttcttataaactaaaaTGAACTTGTGTACTTCAGCTCTTGGAGAAGTTAAATGAGTAagtttctataaaagttaagtgtaaaagttgattttaacttatgaaaacaacttattttcttctcttactaACAGAGACGATTTTCTAAATAGGGTCTTAGCCTATATTACCTATGCATACATACAATTATGCAGAACCCCTTATTTTGTACATAGTATTTAGTTTCCTTGCTCATAGCTATAATGACTGTCATATTTAGTACTCAAATGTTTTCTTTGCAGCTTTGTGTTAGTTGAACTCCATATTATCCACGACCATGGTTCATAATAgattcttgacattttgtttattgattCCTAAAGGATTTTGGGGGTACTGGTCTATTGCCTTTTTTTCAGCAGGTAGCTTCTCTGGGAAATAACATTGTCATCCAAATTGTAGCTGGAAGCATCCTTAACATCAGTATTTTCATTATGTTAGTTTAACTGCATGTTTAAGTTTTATGTCTAAACCTCCCACTATACATATCTTTGGAGAAAATTACACTCCTATAGTACCTACTCCGTTAGCAGTTATTGTTCTTAATTGGGcagttttttaagattttttttttgttagaaaataaaatgggaaaaaaaatgcTATAATGCTAAATGTCATGATTTTAATGAAAGGGTTGCATGCTTTAGGagtgttaaatttttttcctaCCTTTGTTTGACAgatatgttataatttttttttcatattaatatacATCTCTATGTCGTTTTCTTGCATTGTGAGTTCATTCACCACTGCATTGATATTCATTGGTAAGtttgttttctcattttttttgtcatttacaTCTTTCTTATTATTACAGgtatttcatatttgttttttgtttttaattttcctcAATTTTCTTTAATGGATTTCTTGATGTTTTCCATATGAAAAATCAAATGGTTTTCGTCCAACAACTAGAAGCTGTGGGTATGTGGTGGTTCTCATCcatctttttttcccttttaattttaaatttttttattctaatgaCAAAGTTTTCTTGATGTTTTTTAGGAACtttcttactttctttcttttctcatcctGCAAGTTCTGAAGGACTACATGTTTGGTAAGGATTCTTTGGCTTaactccttttttaaaaaaatattctaattttttttttgtaacgtttaactttttttttctcctaactTTTTAAGGACTTGACATCTGGGAGAAGGTGTGACTAAGTAATCTTTTTTCCATATTAATATACATCTCCATGTCATTTTCTTGCACAATGAGTTCTTTGAATaatcttttttatcatttacatcTTTCACTTAACAGTTcttaattgattgaaatatgATTTCATGTTCTTCTTTATGGAGGGCAGATTGTTTCTTGGAAGAATCATCGAAAGGAAGAACTTCTTTTTATGAGCAGTAAGGTAAAAAAACAGTAGCCTTACCAAACATGAAACAATCTTACCGTTGATAACAATCTATCTTAAGTTgtcttctaattaatttttactggATATTTTAATTGCCACAGTGTGTTGTTCTATGCATAAGACATTTTCCATTTTGAAAGGCAATAGCTGCTGCAGCAATGTTAGCAATATGACGTAACATGTCtagctaattaattaatagaatatataacatgaccaattaattttaaaaacattcatAAGAACCACTAATGAAAAATTAGTGCTTGAGGTTGAATTCATGTTTCTCTATTTTATTGTCAATCTTGAATGATATTTGAAGATCAAatttcttttgaatttgtttcatttatttgCGATTGTTTGCATATAGTTGATGCCATTTATGGGGATTTTGTACTGAACAGGCTATCTGGAAACAACATAAACCAATCAGAGAAGGAATATCAACTTGTCTAGCACGAGTTAGTTTTATTTCACTCACTGGTGGTGAAAACATATTTGACTTTTGTTTGAACATTTTCAATGCAATTTCTATTTCAGTTGGGTGATCTCAGTTCTCTTGAACAACATGGATTTGCAGGAAACAGGATGTGGTCATTGGATAGGGACCCTTCACCTCTTCCTCCCTTAGACAATCAGTCATTTGTGGAACTAATATTGAAGTCAACAAAAGTTGACTTAAAGACACCCTGTAGGTATATATGGATTCAAACTGTGTTtgcctctttttccttctcccttTCTACATTTTTACTTATTAAAGATAAAGCATTGCTGAATGGAACCATCAAATGTCTAACTTGCCCGTATTTGTTTGGCTGCTTCTGCAGTTTTGAGTTTCGGCTTCGCATCTCTCTCAATGCTGACAACCTAATTTTGATTCCGCAAGTCAGAAACACTGCTAACAaagcattttctttttcctttacaCTATGCAACTATTTATCGGTATCAGATATCAGGTGTGCATCTTAGATATAGATTAACTGCTTACTTTGTTTTAAGATGATGCCTAGAATGTTACAAATCATCAATTCATCATTGTTgttttcttgcatttttttaggaaaaaaaacaacatcCCTGCTGCACAAATTAATATCCAACACTCTCAAGCTTTCCAGTTTCAAACTGTGGGCGCTGAATTTGCTTTGTCTTTCTGAGGtaatttcttttactttcttagtgaattgaaataaatttctaaTGAATACCCCATCCTGTGACATTTCTATGTATCTATTTTCGCTTTCTTAGCATTCTATTTTCCAAGCCATTACAATGTCATTGGTTGTCTGAATTAAACATATTTCTGTGTAtctgttttttgtattttttaggaaaaaaatatttgtgtttgtGTTAATTTTCAATGTTTCAACATGATTTCAGTGTCTtgcttttccttcttcttttattggaattttttaatagaaagatTACATCatggatttttttaaactataatctcattgatattgattgaacaattttttttatttcataataatttgGTTTGGATGTGACGTAACTTGGGTTTAGATTAGTAGAGTGATTCCTGGGTttggaacaatttttttttttttgcattcgtaagtagaaaacattttatattttgtatttgtatGGAATCTACCTACCGGCCAATTGAAGTAGGAGcaatttaaaaaagaacaaatagagataattttacttttgataGAGGTTTAATTGGATTTTAATGATTTGGTATGGCTATACAATCATGGGAGAATTTTCAATTGATATTATACATCTAAGATGGAACCTTTTCTGAAATCATTCTTTCCTGTCCATGTTGTCGTTGCCGATTTATATACACTTTTATTGAAATGGTTGGGATTCAAGTCTGAAACCAAATCTTAAGAAGTTTGCGGCAACTGATGCCATCATCTTTTAGTATGGATTCGCAACAGCTCTTCAGTTTCGGATTAATATATCATGGATAGTACATACAactttcatatttgtttttaatttccctCAATTTTCTTTGATGgattttcttgatgtttttcATATGAGAAATCAAATGGGTTTCGTCCAAAAACTAGAAGCTGTGGGTATGTGATGATTGtcatccatctttttttttttcttttcattttaacttttctGATTCTAATGACAAAGTTTCTTGAGGTTTTTTTTGGATTGAGTGGCCTcacaataattaagaagggggggggttgaattaattattcctaaacctttaccaattaaaaaattactcttttaaggcttttactaaattattaagagaatgaggagtagaagagaaacttaatagaaagtaaaagcggaaattaaatgcacagcggaaagtaaaagagtagggaagaaggaaacaaacacacaagagtttttatactggttcggcaacaacccgtgcctacatccagtccccaagcgacctgcggttcttgaaatttctttcaaccttgtaaaaatccttttacaagcaaagatccacaagggatgtaccctcccttgttctctttgagcctagtggatgtaccctccactagaactgatccacaagagatgtaccctctcttttctcagtcaaacccaagtagatgtaccctctacttgtaccacaaaggatgtaccctccaatgtgttaagacaaagatctcaggcggttaaacctttgatactttgtgaatggggatacaaaagaattctcaggcggttagtcctttgaacacttttgtataagggaatgggaagaatcaaaagaattctcaggctgtgttgttttgaattctttgacaaggaagaagggagacacaaaagaattcaggcagttagtcttTCGATTAtagttttttgaaaataattggaacgttgtaaattcaatttgaaaactttttcaaaacaattttgctattggtaatcgattacaacaatctggtaatcgattaccagagagtaaaaactctttggtaaaaggttttgtcaaaaactcatgtgctattcaaagttttgaaaaactttttaatacttatattgattgagtcttctcttcattcttgaatctcgatcttgattcttgagatcttgaaccttgaatcttgattcttgtctctagactttcttcttgagtcttgaattcttcttgattcttatcttgaactcttgaattgttcttgattgatctttgattcacttgagttgttctttgattgatctttgagctttttgtcatcacctttgtcatcatcttttgttatcatcattgttatcatcaaaacacctttgaatcatctttgattcaccatgaagctttgcttctacagttttttttaggaagtttcttattttgtttcttttctcatcCTACAACTTCTGAAGGACTACATGTTTGGTAAGGCTTCTTTAGCTTAActgctttttaaatttttgttgtaaCGTTTGGTTGTTTTTTATCCTAACTTTCAAAGGACTTGACGTTTGGTAGAACTTCTTTAgctcaagtatttttttttttggtatttttttgttgatgcttTCCTGggatttttggtttttctgaaTGTATGGTTGGATTTTTGGTATATTTGTCTTTGAATCAGtttaaataatagataaaaaaccATATTGTTTACATTTATAGTATGCTCGGGCTTCAAGGGAGAAAGGAGTACAAGTTAAAGTGTTTCCAAATGATGTTCATGGAATTGAAAGGTAAACAAATCTTACATAAAGATCTCTCTTCCGGCTAATCAAAATTGtaatagataatatagtttGGTTATAACTTTTGTTCAGGACACAATCCGACTTTGAAAGCTACATTAACATTGTGATGTGGTTCAACAAGTATTGCAAATGAGCAGCATTTCCAGGCTAGCGATTGAATCATTTGACTCCCTTAATATTAATGCTATTGGGGCAAAATGCATTTTgtatttgaaaaagaaaggggaacaaaCTGTATTTGTCATTGCtatctttatttttgaataaataatttggtTCAGTGAAGGACGTATTTTAGCTTTGGATTATGAAAAAAGACAAGACATTCTGATcacttaaatataataaaattctcattatttatatttaattttctttggcATTGTGTGAACCgatgattgattattttttatgttcatcTTCCAACTTCATTGACATTGGATGTTGAAAGGAAGAGGCTCGACATTGGTTTAATACTATTATGGTTTAATTAGGAAATTTATATTGCCTGCCAACAAATGTTAGCATTTTGtacataaaccaaacttttataTTCCATAGTAACCAATTACTAACGGATATTTacttcaatataattttttttccacagAAAGAGAGAACTTGGAAATATTTTCTCGGCTTCAAACGGCAAATAATCCCAAGTTAcccaaaaaataacaataataataataataataataataataataataataacaacaacaataataataacaacaacaacaacaacaacaacaaaacgtACATTACCAATGATCATATTCATAGGTATAAACGTACGTATGCAGCAAACCTTCCCTTTATTCAACTTATTttcttagtattttcatttttgaattgaaataaatttaccaatattttaaaaaaatgctaagTAGTTACCAAATTCTTTcattagaataataataataataatactcttAAAAGTATCATTAATTTAGTCTGCTAAACAAACACCTCATAGTTAATTGAGGTTTACAACTAGCTTTTCAATCACATATGTTTGCAAACTATGATCAACACTTCTCTCATAGTTGTATGACACGCGTCTTAATATATGTTGTTACTCCCACGGCTGGCATGCATATTGCAATTTGGTGGACTTGAAGACCATTGACAACCACTTCATTTACTACGAAACAAAGAACCCAAACAATATTTTCTCGGCTTCAAACTTCGAACGATTCCAAGTtacccaaataataataataataataataataacaaaacacaCATTACCAATTATCATATTCATAGGTATAAACGCGCACCTATGCAACAAacctttcaaaataattataatttcaaactCCTTTAGATTAAGGTAGAGAAAGAAACTTACAACCTCAAAAATCAAATCcatagatcaaaataaaattaaacaaattgacTAAATCACGTACCTCTTGGCAAGACCATTGACAACCACTACATTCACTACGATTCATTATGATTAATTCAGAATGTCAAATACTTAATTTAGGATaatattgtaaataaatttataattttaaattagtccattttcttctttttgtagaTGTATTTTGTGCCTATGTAATTTTGTCTCTTTCTGTAATAATATggttttttataacaattttttaagttgcaaaattttattcatttaatccATGCTATCCTCATATACTATCAAACATGTTGatcaagtaattttaatttacaaacaaCGTTTGCTATGCTTTTCTCATCTTAAATCTTATGCTccaatattattgtaattattcAGTTGTTTCTTTCTAGACATACTGCATGTTATAATAGCTGCCTTCATccctatatttctttttttttccaccattcaataaaaacattctaaaattgctaaataaaaaaaaaaccgggGATATGTATAGCTGACGAGGTTTAAgcacaatattattataaatatttagttCTCTTTTTCTAGGATACATTCGTGTTCCTTTTATTCCTAccatacaataaaaaataccaaTGCTTGCTAAATAAATAACCAGACGACTCGTGTGTATGCACGAATTGCAGGCTATAGATTAAGTCTTTTTTGCTTCAACACTGCATTTCCTTTTATATctgtcttgaaaaaaaaaaccatacttGCTAAACCACTAAGCAGATGACCCGTGCGTATGCACGGGTTGCAGACTAGTAAGTGATTAAATGGAATGCTATATCATAAGATCTGATCCATGCTGAtgatgaaaaatcctacataATGAAAGACATTGGGAAAAAGTGGAAGGGATATaggttaaatttattatagttttATGAAGATTTAAATTCTCGAGAAGAAAATATCAGAAACCcttcatattaaattttagcAACTAAATGACTTTTAAAGATTATAGATTAAAGTAGATGGCAAAGGTATTATCATGCTTACTCAATATTGAAATGGCTTGACCATcataaatataacatatttttttttatgtatattcaTAGTGACTatgcctaaaaaataaaaaggccaAGCTTATGATAAATCACGTTGATGGTTCTAAAAAGCTAAAGAGAATGATGACAAAGTTGGTAAATAGTTATAAATTGTGTTAcatctagtatttttttttatcaaatttatataaaactaaCTTTAAGATATGTGATTATTATCAATAGATAGCTGAAACAAGACGACCAATGAGTATGGACACATTATATATCCA is a window encoding:
- the LOC102664742 gene encoding putative glucose-6-phosphate 1-epimerase, coding for MFGLDIWEKIVSWKNHRKEELLFMSSKAIWKQHKPIREGISTCLARVSFISLTGGNRMWSLDRDPSPLPPLDNQSFVELILKSTKVDLKTPCSFEFRLRISLNADNLILIPQVRNTANKAFSFSFTLCNYLSVSDIRKKNNIPAAQINIQHSQAFQFQTVGAEFALSF